The genomic segment atctttcaggttgctaggtcagcaatgagtaggggctatttttttttaattgacgggtgctcacctcgccatgggatggcctcgaactcatgacctcatggtcagagtgatttattgcagcaagctgctcacgagcctgcgccacaggatgttgtggatgatgtccatctacaaccttatgcattttattaatgggataattcatttttaaaaaatttaaatcccttttcaaataacccgggcatcgccaggtacccaaccaggtatatagtaataaaagtcagtgtttgtgggtatgtttgtatgtatgtatgtatgtatgtatgtggcggtGTATATTTCCGCCCTGGGATCTGActaccacagaccactgcaaccccccataaaagatgcatctggagcagtttggacaaggatggaccacggatgaaggAATTTACAGTACCATCACTtgctttacagaccacacaactcccaccaatgacagactaggaccaagcttggaacacaaactccctatgactttcaaccCTGGCAAGCTTTGGTGAAGGatggaacatggatgataggatctgaagtaccttcacccacatccagagactattcctaaccccctcagtcatgtatctgtaccaaagatggcacagacccccatgactcttcttatatactgctgaggtttttggaggattgaccacagacgatgggatttccagtaccttccagaaactactgcaaaccccatcggccatagatctgcatcaatgggcccattcataatatccaaaacaactcaatgcccgctactaataacccgggcaccgccgggcccccaagctagtggTTAATAAAActaatggaaataaagaatatggatagaCTAACGTACTTATTAACTAAACAACAAGGATTACCAAAGAAAAGCACTGACTGGCAACCACGATTAAATTTTCTTACAAAAGAAAAGaactttaaaataatacatacatagAACATCCAAGAGAGAAAACAAGAAAATTATCGAGTATAGGGAAGCTATaattataacagaaaataaaaccaTCAGGGTAGACCCTTACACAGACTACAGTCAATATGgataaagatggaagtcaactgAACTCAAACACTTTCCCACCCcattttcccccctctttttttctcttttcccctctctcccattttctgtttcctactttactataatcTACAACGTTCCCCCACTTctattgtattttctttttggaaaaattcacaaaaataaattaaaaaaatttttttttgaaaaagtagTGCTTCACACACATTTTAAGCTATTGACAAATACCTCGACTCCAACCATATGAGCAGCAAGGAGGTAGCAGAAACAGATAATAATCTAAACCATGTAACAAAGCAGTTCCATCCAACTGTCATATATGAAGCCATTTTTATTGCATACAGGGCTTTCTGCACAAATGACAGTGGAAACACCTAAGATGCCATCTCATTTGACTTGGTGGGCTGTGAATCAGGATCAAAAAAGAAACACAGAGGCAGATTTCTTTCaatcttttcccccttcctttcagCCTCATTACAAGGCGGGCTCTATCACCACATAGCCTTTGATTTCAAAATCTAGTGCTGTCCAGTCTACTAAAAGTGGTGGTTCTGTGTCCTTCCTGATCCTCCGGAGTTGATCTGGAGGCAACGCTGTGTCCCACATGTACACTTTGGCTATTTCTCCAATGAAGGACTGGCTAGCATCAAGGGAGCCACCGTAGGTATCCTGCTCCTGCCCCAGCATCATCACCACATCAGTTGGGACCCGTAAACCTCTTGCAATTCCTTTCCTAGGCAAGGGCTGACCGTCAATCCACAGCTGGACGATCCCCGTAACCGCATCCCATGTTATGCAGGCATTTTCCCAATGGCTAGCGGTCCGGTCCATGTTTCCAGGTACGTGGAACCTGATGCATTGTCCACGCAAGCAGATCTCATATTCATTTGGGTGTTTCATAAAGAGGATCTCGTTGTCCTGTTCCCTGGAAGCCACCGAGATGAGGGAGAAAGAGCGGGACAAGTCAGTGAAGAAATTGAGGCAGATGGTGAAACGCTGCAGCGGCTGCTTCAGGGCAGGTTTAAGGAGGACATAGGAATTGTCTGAAGAGCTGGGGAAGACAAAGACTTTCCCATCCAAgcctgtggaagaaagagaagatggaTCAGATGGATAACATAATATCTAATTTGCAGATGGCATCAAATTGAGAGGCATGGTTAATGCTCCAGGATCCAAAATGACatcaacagattagagaactgggccaaagCTAACAGAATggatttcaacagggacaaatgtacaGTACTTCACTTTGGGTAATAAAATGGAATGCTCAAatatagaatatttatttatttatttatttgcaacatttctaccttgcccttctcacctgaggggactcagggcagcttacaacaaccggcaaaattaagtgccaaacagatcaataaaagtagcaacacatttaaaactgttaacaataatccataaaatacattagtcaagctcaaaacatatagttacttaataccattcttccaaggaaccattgcacataaacctttaAATACGCACATATAAAATTGTACTGGAAGACTTGcatgtttaaaagaaaaatccCAGTATGTGAAAATAACAGTAGAAGATACAGCTAATGCAAATGTCAACATTTATTAATATTCAGATTTAATAGTATTATAACCATATTGTctataaaaactataaaatacaaaatatgctACAAAATATTTCCAacataaatatttcattttgctTCTTAAAGGGAAGTGTTGTTAGTGAATAAATGGATATATTTTTATCAAACAAGATCAGCTTACTAGAAATAAAAGagaatacagtatttatattgctTATGCCCCCATTCTTCAAACACATTCACCTATTAGAAATTGATTAATGCTGATTCTTTCAGCTCATATTTACAAGAAACAGACATTCCATGTTACAAGAAACAGACATTTGGCATGCCAACGGCCCATAGGGTAAGGATCTAAGGTTTTTAATAGATCGCAAgttgagccaagagtgtgatgcagcagctaaaaaggccaatgcaattccaatttttatttctgaaatttaccactctcggtttatacttgagtcaatgttttcccagtttttttgtagtaaaattaggtgtcttggcttatatttgagttggcttatactcgagtatatatggtatgtataaTAACAtcagaaatagcttcctaagatctacagagatactggcaggaactcctcagcaagcaagagtccaaaagtggcagcttaAAACCACTTGAGTcaatgctttcccagttttttatggtaaaattataccatactta from the Anolis carolinensis isolate JA03-04 chromosome 5, rAnoCar3.1.pri, whole genome shotgun sequence genome contains:
- the LOC100556607 gene encoding mucosal pentraxin, translated to MKNSTPVSLLLVLISFSGVLSETSLDGKVFVFPSSSDNSYVLLKPALKQPLQRFTICLNFFTDLSRSFSLISVASREQDNEILFMKHPNEYEICLRGQCIRFHVPGNMDRTASHWENACITWDAVTGIVQLWIDGQPLPRKGIARGLRVPTDVVMMLGQEQDTYGGSLDASQSFIGEIAKVYMWDTALPPDQLRRIRKDTEPPLLVDWTALDFEIKGYVVIEPAL